Proteins from a genomic interval of Chloroflexota bacterium:
- a CDS encoding AGE family epimerase/isomerase, whose translation MLPIDVRFVDLLAIYRAELLQRVVPFWLDHAIDHEYGGILTCIGDDGRILSRDKYMWSQLRAIWTFSALFNRIEANAGWLDVARHIFDFAKRYGRDDQGRWVFAVDKEGNILQDANSIYADGFAIYGLTEYARATGDQEAIDLALATYDNVQRRLAVPGSYQTEPYPLPEGVKAHGVSMIFSLVFFELACLLDDKAILTAALYHAGQVLDVYRRPERRQLFEFTRLDGSLIDSPQGRAIVPGHAIESMWFMVHIFRELGDEQRIRQAIECIKWHVELGWDEEQGGLLLARDAAGSEPWWAFADSKLWWPHTEALYALLLAHEHSGEGWCLDWYRQVHNYSFSHFPVRKYGEWTQKLDRQGRPFAETVALPVKDPFHLPRALIYGVDVLERLAAAQMSSVNGSPITDS comes from the coding sequence ATGTTACCAATCGACGTTCGTTTTGTGGATCTGCTGGCCATCTATCGAGCCGAGTTGCTCCAACGGGTCGTGCCCTTCTGGTTGGATCACGCCATCGATCATGAATACGGCGGGATTCTCACCTGCATTGGCGACGACGGACGGATATTGAGCAGAGACAAATACATGTGGTCGCAGTTGCGCGCTATCTGGACCTTCTCTGCCCTGTTCAATCGAATCGAAGCCAACGCCGGGTGGCTCGATGTCGCCCGGCATATCTTCGATTTCGCGAAGCGATATGGCCGCGACGATCAGGGTCGCTGGGTGTTCGCCGTGGACAAAGAGGGCAATATCCTGCAGGACGCCAACAGCATTTACGCCGATGGCTTTGCCATCTACGGGCTGACCGAATATGCCCGCGCCACGGGGGACCAGGAGGCCATCGATCTGGCCCTGGCTACCTACGACAATGTCCAGCGGCGCCTGGCCGTGCCCGGTTCCTACCAGACCGAGCCCTATCCCCTGCCTGAAGGGGTCAAAGCCCACGGCGTGTCGATGATTTTTTCCCTGGTGTTTTTCGAACTGGCTTGTTTGCTGGATGACAAGGCCATTCTGACAGCAGCCCTCTACCACGCCGGCCAGGTGCTGGATGTCTATCGCCGCCCGGAGCGCCGGCAGCTTTTTGAGTTCACCCGGTTGGATGGCTCGCTCATTGATTCACCCCAAGGCCGCGCGATCGTGCCCGGTCATGCCATCGAGTCCATGTGGTTCATGGTCCACATTTTCCGCGAGCTGGGAGACGAGCAGCGCATTCGCCAGGCCATCGAGTGCATCAAGTGGCACGTCGAACTGGGCTGGGATGAAGAACAGGGCGGCCTGCTGCTGGCCCGTGACGCCGCAGGCAGCGAGCCCTGGTGGGCCTTCGCAGACAGCAAGCTCTGGTGGCCCCACACCGAGGCCCTCTATGCCCTGCTGCTGGCCCATGAGCACTCTGGCGAAGGATGGTGCCTGGATTGGTATCGCCAGGTCCATAATTATTCCTTTAGCCATTTTCCCGTGCGAAAATATGGCGAGTGGACCCAGAAACTGGACCGTCAGGGCCGGCCGTTTGCAGAAACCGTGGCGTTGCCGGTCAAGGACCCCTTTCACTTGCCCCGGGCGCTGATCTACGGTGTCGACGTGCTGGAACGATTGGCGGCGGCGCAAATGTCATCGGTAAACGGATCACCGATTACGGATAGCTGA
- a CDS encoding sulfatase translates to MISPNILFLHTHNTGRHVQPYGYAVPTPNLQRLAEEGVLFRQAFSTAPTCSPSRASFLSGLYPHTCGMSGLAHRGFRMSDYRQHLVHGLSKHGYHTVLSGIEATTLNVSEIGYDQILSDLDVNYPHQTRPSDPAQAAADFLTNSPPEPFFLSVGLEETHRPFPQADSGAFVAEDPRYCRPPNALPDTSETRRDMANFKASARIMDQKIGTVLQVLEDANLVDDTLVFCFSDHGLQFPRHMATLSDRGIGVFLVVRGPGGFQGGQVIDAMVSLIDMVPTVYDLAGIAPTDRLHGKSLRPLVNGEVSQLHEVIFAESSYHAAYEPMRCIRTERYKYIKRFDDRDGPVLANVDRSPSKDVLLDHGWAGQPCPREMLFDLVFDPNETCNLIEQPELAAVGSDLRARLAAWMAETGDPLLTQTIVPAPPGARIDDADAAAPNTVLYRLEE, encoded by the coding sequence ATGATCTCACCCAACATTCTTTTCCTCCATACCCATAACACCGGCCGGCATGTGCAACCCTATGGCTATGCCGTGCCGACGCCCAATCTCCAGCGGCTGGCGGAAGAGGGGGTTCTATTTCGCCAGGCCTTCAGCACTGCTCCCACCTGTTCTCCAAGCCGGGCCAGTTTCCTTAGTGGGTTGTATCCCCACACCTGTGGGATGTCAGGTCTGGCGCACCGCGGGTTCAGGATGTCTGACTATCGGCAGCATCTTGTCCATGGGTTGAGTAAACATGGTTATCACACCGTTCTATCGGGAATCGAGGCCACGACCCTGAATGTGAGCGAGATCGGGTACGATCAGATTCTATCTGACCTGGATGTGAACTACCCGCACCAGACCAGGCCATCTGATCCAGCACAGGCGGCTGCTGACTTTCTGACAAACTCGCCTCCTGAGCCCTTCTTTCTGTCAGTGGGGTTGGAGGAAACGCACCGGCCCTTTCCACAGGCTGATTCTGGCGCCTTCGTCGCTGAAGATCCGCGCTACTGCCGCCCTCCCAATGCACTGCCAGACACATCCGAAACTCGTCGAGATATGGCTAACTTCAAGGCGTCGGCGCGGATCATGGACCAGAAGATCGGCACTGTGCTGCAAGTGCTTGAAGATGCAAATCTGGTGGACGATACGCTGGTTTTCTGTTTTTCTGACCATGGCCTGCAGTTCCCGCGTCACATGGCTACTCTTAGCGACCGGGGTATTGGCGTTTTCCTGGTTGTCCGCGGCCCAGGAGGATTCCAGGGTGGTCAGGTGATCGATGCCATGGTAAGCCTGATAGACATGGTCCCCACGGTGTACGATCTGGCGGGGATTGCGCCAACCGATCGTCTGCACGGCAAGTCGCTGCGGCCTTTGGTGAACGGCGAGGTCAGCCAACTGCATGAGGTCATCTTCGCCGAGTCCAGTTACCATGCAGCCTACGAGCCCATGCGTTGCATTCGGACCGAACGCTACAAGTATATCAAGCGCTTTGACGATCGAGACGGGCCGGTGCTTGCCAACGTGGATAGGTCACCCAGCAAAGATGTCTTGCTCGATCATGGTTGGGCCGGCCAGCCCTGTCCCAGGGAGATGTTATTTGATCTCGTCTTTGATCCCAACGAAACCTGTAATCTGATCGAGCAGCCCGAATTGGCAGCCGTAGGTAGTGATCTGCGAGCCCGACTGGCTGCGTGGATGGCGGAAACCGGAGACCCTTTGTTGACCCAAACCATTGTTCCCGCGCCGCCCGGCGCCCGTATCGACGATGCGGATGCTGCCGCACCCAACACCGTGCTGTATCGATTGGAGGAATGA
- a CDS encoding carboxymuconolactone decarboxylase family protein, with protein sequence MAKNYPEIFEHLQKNMGKFSEDLAGPMRGFGVLHRNAVADGALSTKTKELIALSIAISVRCDGCISFHVHGALEAGATREEILETIGVAIMMGGGPAVMYGVDAMEAVDQFLAADAL encoded by the coding sequence ATGGCCAAGAACTATCCGGAAATATTTGAACACCTGCAGAAGAATATGGGCAAGTTCAGCGAGGACCTGGCGGGGCCTATGCGCGGCTTTGGCGTTCTACACAGAAACGCCGTGGCTGATGGCGCGCTAAGCACCAAAACCAAGGAGTTGATCGCCCTCAGTATTGCCATCTCGGTGCGCTGTGATGGCTGTATTTCCTTTCACGTACACGGTGCCCTTGAAGCGGGTGCAACCAGAGAAGAGATCCTGGAGACCATCGGCGTAGCCATTATGATGGGCGGTGGACCGGCCGTGATGTATGGTGTTGACGCCATGGAGGCAGTGGATCAATTCCTGGCGGCCGACGCTTTGTAG